In a single window of the Falsirhodobacter halotolerans genome:
- a CDS encoding 4-oxalomesaconate tautomerase, producing MRKIPCVLMRGGTSRGPFFLSDDLPDDATERDAILVSAMGSGHPLQIDGIGGGNPLTSKVAIVGRSARPDADVDYLFAQVNVTRALVDTAPNCGNMLAAVGPFAIERGLVTATDPETTLTIFNVNTGKRIQAIVQTPGGIVNYEGDTAIAGVPGTAAPVRLAFLDAAGSKTGKLLPTDAARDTVDGIEVTHFDMAVAALLAPAEAFGKTGQETPADLDADRDFMARLERVRLESGRRMGLGDVTDMVIPKPILLSRPTDGATITARYFMPHACHTAVAITGAVCIASACCTPGTVAHDLADLPEPDAEGRRRLVIRHPSGETPVEIEQDPATGEVTRAMVIRTARRLFDGFVHVRDHVA from the coding sequence TTGCGCAAGATTCCATGCGTTCTGATGCGCGGCGGCACGTCGCGCGGCCCATTCTTTTTGTCTGACGACCTGCCGGACGATGCGACCGAACGCGACGCGATCCTGGTTTCGGCCATGGGATCGGGCCACCCGTTGCAGATCGACGGGATCGGCGGGGGCAATCCGCTGACCAGCAAGGTGGCGATCGTGGGGCGCAGTGCGCGGCCCGATGCCGATGTGGATTACCTGTTCGCGCAGGTGAACGTCACGCGGGCGCTGGTCGATACCGCCCCGAACTGCGGCAACATGCTGGCGGCTGTCGGCCCCTTCGCGATCGAACGGGGGCTGGTCACGGCCACAGACCCCGAAACCACTCTGACCATTTTCAACGTCAACACCGGCAAGCGCATTCAGGCGATCGTCCAGACCCCCGGCGGCATCGTCAATTACGAGGGCGACACCGCCATCGCGGGCGTGCCGGGCACGGCGGCCCCCGTGCGTCTGGCCTTTCTGGATGCTGCAGGGTCCAAGACGGGCAAACTTCTGCCCACCGACGCCGCGCGCGATACCGTGGACGGGATCGAGGTCACGCATTTCGATATGGCGGTGGCCGCCCTTCTGGCGCCCGCCGAGGCGTTCGGCAAGACCGGGCAGGAGACGCCCGCCGATCTGGATGCCGACCGCGACTTCATGGCGCGGCTGGAGCGGGTTCGGCTGGAATCGGGCCGCCGCATGGGCCTTGGGGACGTGACGGATATGGTCATCCCCAAGCCGATCCTGCTGTCCCGCCCGACGGATGGCGCAACCATCACCGCGCGGTATTTCATGCCGCACGCCTGCCATACGGCGGTCGCGATCACCGGCGCGGTCTGCATCGCGTCGGCCTGCTGCACGCCGGGAACGGTGGCGCATGATCTGGCGGACCTGCCCGAACCGGATGCCGAAGGCCGCCGTCGGCTTGTCATCCGCCATCCCTCCGGCGAAACGCCGGTGGAGATCGAGCAGGATCCCGCGACGGGGGAGGTCACGCGCGCCATGGTCATTCGCACGGCGCGCCGCCTGTTCGACGGCTTTGTCCATGTCCGCGACCACGTCGCCTGA
- a CDS encoding Bug family tripartite tricarboxylate transporter substrate binding protein: MTTLFKPIRALMLCATAALPLSATAQDFAGETVEWTIPFGVGGGTDVWARFFAPQLSQTLPGNPTVIVLNVPGGGSITGANQFHARATDDGLSILGTSASTQYPAILGDPRVRYDYADWTAVLASPTGGVVYADPKYGVTGADGIDTLRAQEIRFASQGATALEMPVLLALKMLELNIRPVFGMESRGAGRLAFERGEAGIDFQTASAYLNSVVPLVESGKAVPLFSMGVVDADGNVSRDPSFPDVPTFVEFYEQAMGAPPEGQSFEAWKALMIAGYSLQKMIVLPKDVPEEVLAAYTDAAHKIVEAPDFRERAGEEIGVYDQLVGEEANTALQNALTVDEDIRTFLTDWLSEDYNVRF; the protein is encoded by the coding sequence ATGACCACCCTATTCAAACCGATCCGCGCCCTGATGCTGTGCGCGACCGCCGCCCTGCCGCTGTCCGCCACGGCGCAGGATTTCGCGGGGGAAACCGTCGAATGGACCATTCCGTTCGGCGTGGGCGGCGGCACCGACGTCTGGGCGCGGTTCTTTGCCCCGCAACTGAGCCAGACGCTGCCGGGCAACCCCACCGTGATCGTGCTGAACGTGCCGGGGGGCGGGTCCATCACCGGGGCGAACCAGTTCCACGCGCGCGCGACGGATGACGGTCTGTCGATCCTCGGCACCTCCGCCTCCACCCAGTATCCGGCGATCCTGGGCGATCCGCGCGTGCGCTACGACTATGCCGACTGGACAGCGGTTCTGGCCTCGCCCACCGGCGGCGTCGTCTATGCCGATCCGAAATACGGCGTGACCGGCGCGGACGGGATCGACACCCTGCGCGCGCAGGAAATCCGCTTTGCAAGCCAGGGTGCCACCGCGCTGGAAATGCCGGTCCTGCTGGCCCTGAAGATGCTGGAGCTGAACATCCGTCCGGTCTTCGGCATGGAAAGCCGCGGCGCGGGCCGTCTGGCGTTCGAGCGGGGCGAGGCCGGGATCGATTTCCAGACCGCGTCGGCCTATCTCAACAGCGTTGTGCCGCTGGTGGAAAGCGGCAAGGCCGTGCCGCTGTTCTCCATGGGGGTCGTGGATGCCGACGGCAACGTCAGCCGCGATCCGTCCTTCCCCGATGTGCCGACCTTCGTGGAATTCTACGAACAGGCCATGGGCGCGCCGCCCGAGGGGCAATCGTTCGAGGCGTGGAAGGCGCTGATGATCGCCGGCTATTCCCTGCAGAAGATGATCGTGCTGCCCAAGGACGTGCCGGAGGAGGTTCTGGCCGCCTATACCGACGCCGCGCACAAGATCGTCGAGGCGCCCGATTTCCGCGAACGCGCGGGCGAAGAGATCGGCGTTTACGACCAGCTTGTCGGCGAGGAGGCCAACACCGCCCTTCAGAACGCGCTGACGGTCGATGAGGACATTCGCACCTTCCTGACCGACTGGCTGTCCGAAGATTACAACGTCCGCTTCTGA
- a CDS encoding LysR family transcriptional regulator: MNIDLEDLRAFVATADTQSFRAAADIIHLSQPALTRRIQKLEASLGVALLERTTRRVSLTAVGRDFLPRARRLLDDLETSLLSVREIAAKRSGLVSIACIPTAAYYFLPEVMSAFTKDYPSIRFRIVDVGANEVLQSVLNREVDFGITLLGADDPDVAFDPLVEEPFLLACRRDHPLAGRASVSWDELADHRFITVGRTSGNRLIMDLALARAEVRPRPFFEVQHLSTSLGLVDAGLGVAALPRMSLPGDQHPTIAAIPLVAPEVTRTVGIVRVPGSSRSPAAEQFYGMLLSRWQAEG, encoded by the coding sequence ATGAATATCGACCTCGAGGATCTTCGCGCCTTCGTCGCCACGGCGGATACCCAAAGCTTTCGCGCGGCGGCGGACATCATCCACCTGTCCCAGCCCGCACTGACCCGCCGGATCCAGAAGCTGGAGGCGTCGTTGGGCGTGGCCCTGCTGGAACGCACCACGCGGCGGGTGTCCCTGACGGCCGTGGGGCGGGACTTCCTGCCCCGCGCGCGGCGCCTGCTGGACGATCTGGAAACCTCGCTTTTGTCCGTGCGCGAGATTGCGGCCAAGCGGTCGGGCCTGGTCAGCATCGCCTGCATTCCCACCGCCGCCTATTACTTCCTGCCCGAGGTGATGAGCGCGTTCACGAAGGACTATCCCTCCATCCGGTTTCGGATCGTGGATGTGGGCGCGAACGAGGTTCTGCAAAGCGTCCTGAACCGCGAGGTGGATTTCGGCATCACCCTTCTGGGGGCCGACGACCCGGACGTGGCCTTCGACCCCCTGGTGGAGGAGCCGTTCCTTCTGGCCTGCCGCCGCGACCATCCGCTGGCTGGGCGCGCCTCGGTCAGTTGGGACGAACTGGCCGATCACCGGTTCATCACCGTGGGGCGGACCAGCGGCAACCGGCTGATCATGGACCTTGCGCTGGCCAGGGCCGAGGTGCGCCCCCGCCCGTTCTTCGAGGTGCAGCACCTCTCGACCTCGCTGGGTCTGGTGGATGCGGGGCTGGGGGTGGCCGCGTTGCCCCGCATGTCCCTTCCGGGGGATCAGCATCCCACCATCGCGGCCATTCCGCTGGTCGCGCCCGAGGTCACGCGCACGGTGGGCATCGTGCGGGTGCCCGGCTCCTCCCGCTCTCCGGCGGCGGAGCAGTTCTATGGGATGCTGCTGTCGCGCTGGCAGGCGGAGGGGTGA
- a CDS encoding tripartite tricarboxylate transporter permease: MFDVALSALGQVMTVGHLSFLVLGVMVGLIVGILPGLGGIAGMSILLPFLYGMEPTAALGMLIGMVAVIPTGDTFTSVMMGIPGSSASQATVLDGFPMAKRGEAARALSAAFTSSLLGGIIGAIVLSFAIVIARPLVLGFSSAELFMLTLFGLSMVAVLSGRSLTKGIAAAGLGLVIGAIGTAPATGEARMTLGIDYLYDGVPLVVVAMGLFAIPEIIDLLKRGTAISDSTPLGGGWTKGLRDVLSHPWLVARCASLGCVIGALPGLGGAVVDWIAYSHVVQTSRDRSQFGKGDVRGVIAPESANNACQGGALVPTLLFGVPGSGAMAVFLGGMVLLGIQPGVTMVETRLDLTYTIIWSLALANVVGAGLCVMLARYVARLTQVPFVLLAPFMLMIAMFAAFQAFRSMEDLVALIVMGVVGVYMRRFGWPRPALLIGFVLAAGAENYLYQAVQFYGNEWMLRPGVIIIALITVVSVFLGLRFGAGVSSEGDSDVTDQQTRGRQMAFAGLLIVVAAFCIYEAVGLSFLGMIFPLIIGILALAGAVGVAFRIRQGRVSEIHDDDATAAVEGRWSGRETYLAVFAALVALVWIIGFIPAMAVFFPTFLIVAGKTRPLLAAALTAGAVAFIWGITWAMTLRLPQGLILPLLQ; the protein is encoded by the coding sequence ATGTTCGATGTTGCGCTTTCCGCGCTTGGGCAGGTGATGACGGTCGGTCACCTGTCGTTTCTGGTGCTCGGCGTGATGGTCGGGCTGATCGTGGGGATCCTGCCCGGTCTGGGCGGGATCGCGGGGATGTCGATCCTCCTCCCCTTCCTTTACGGGATGGAGCCGACGGCCGCCCTGGGGATGCTGATCGGCATGGTGGCCGTGATCCCCACGGGCGACACCTTCACCTCGGTCATGATGGGCATTCCCGGATCCAGCGCCAGTCAGGCGACGGTGCTGGACGGGTTCCCCATGGCCAAACGCGGCGAGGCGGCGCGCGCGCTGTCCGCCGCCTTCACCAGTTCGCTTCTGGGCGGGATCATCGGGGCGATTGTTCTGTCCTTCGCCATCGTGATCGCGCGGCCGCTGGTCCTTGGTTTTTCCTCGGCCGAACTGTTCATGCTGACCCTGTTCGGCCTGTCGATGGTGGCCGTCTTGTCGGGGCGAAGCCTGACCAAGGGCATCGCCGCGGCGGGTCTGGGTCTTGTCATCGGCGCGATCGGCACGGCCCCCGCCACGGGCGAGGCGCGGATGACGTTGGGCATCGACTATCTTTATGACGGCGTGCCGCTGGTCGTGGTGGCGATGGGCCTGTTCGCCATCCCCGAGATCATCGACCTTCTGAAACGCGGCACCGCCATTTCCGACAGCACCCCCTTGGGCGGCGGCTGGACGAAGGGGCTGCGCGACGTGCTGTCCCATCCGTGGCTGGTCGCGCGTTGCGCCAGCCTCGGCTGCGTCATCGGCGCGCTTCCGGGCCTGGGCGGCGCGGTGGTGGACTGGATCGCCTACAGCCATGTGGTGCAGACCAGCCGCGACCGCAGCCAGTTCGGCAAGGGCGACGTGCGCGGCGTGATCGCACCGGAATCGGCCAACAACGCCTGTCAGGGCGGAGCGCTGGTCCCCACCCTTCTGTTCGGTGTGCCAGGCTCGGGCGCGATGGCGGTGTTTCTGGGCGGCATGGTCCTTCTGGGCATCCAGCCCGGCGTGACCATGGTCGAAACCCGTCTGGACCTGACCTACACGATCATCTGGTCGCTGGCTTTGGCCAACGTCGTCGGCGCGGGTCTGTGCGTGATGCTCGCGCGCTATGTCGCGCGGCTGACGCAGGTGCCCTTCGTGCTGCTGGCCCCGTTCATGCTGATGATCGCGATGTTCGCGGCGTTCCAGGCCTTCCGCTCGATGGAGGATCTGGTGGCGTTGATCGTGATGGGGGTCGTGGGCGTCTATATGCGCCGGTTCGGCTGGCCCCGCCCGGCGCTGCTGATCGGCTTCGTGCTGGCGGCAGGGGCAGAGAACTACCTGTATCAGGCGGTGCAATTCTATGGCAACGAATGGATGCTGCGCCCCGGCGTCATCATCATCGCGCTGATCACCGTGGTTTCGGTGTTCCTCGGCCTGCGCTTTGGCGCGGGCGTGTCGAGCGAGGGGGACAGCGACGTCACCGATCAGCAGACGCGCGGCCGTCAGATGGCCTTTGCCGGGTTGCTGATCGTCGTGGCGGCCTTCTGCATCTATGAGGCGGTGGGCCTCAGCTTCCTCGGCATGATCTTCCCGCTGATCATCGGCATCCTGGCGCTGGCCGGGGCCGTGGGGGTGGCCTTCCGCATCCGGCAGGGGCGCGTGTCCGAAATCCACGACGACGACGCGACCGCTGCGGTGGAAGGGCGCTGGTCGGGGCGGGAGACCTATCTTGCCGTCTTTGCCGCGCTGGTGGCGCTGGTCTGGATCATCGGCTTCATTCCGGCGATGGCGGTGTTCTTCCCGACCTTCCTGATCGTGGCCGGGAAAACGCGCCCGCTTCTGGCCGCGGCGCTGACCGCAGGGGCCGTCGCCTTCATCTGGGGCATCACCTGGGCCATGACCCTGCGCCTGCCGCAAGGGCTGATCCTGCCCCTGCTGCAATAA
- a CDS encoding ABC transporter permease → MTALARTQTRPRRRGRRAPSRPLAILSRVGSVIVTLLGLAALTFLIGRLLPLDPVLAVLGDNATPEAYQRMYVQMGLDQPLLVQFGHYLWDLVRLDFGNSLLSGRSVAEEIARVFPATLELATVAMVIGTGIGVPLGVVAAVYRNTWIDHTARILSLIGYSAPNFWLGLMGLVLFYAMLGWVGGPGRIDFIYEFDLKPVTGFYLLDALLAGNWAVFGNVFSHIILPAAILGLTSLAYISRMTRSFMIEQLEQEYVITARAKGLGLWRIVWLHVFRNIAVQVITVIALSYAFLLEGAVLTETVFAWPGFGRFLTNSLLAGDMNSVVGCTLLIGVIFVMLNLICDLLYRILDPRTR, encoded by the coding sequence GTGACGGCCCTTGCCCGCACGCAGACGCGCCCCCGCAGAAGGGGGCGCCGCGCCCCCTCCCGCCCGCTGGCGATCCTGTCGCGCGTGGGGTCGGTGATCGTGACGCTGCTGGGGTTGGCGGCGCTGACCTTCCTGATCGGGCGGCTGTTGCCGCTCGATCCCGTGCTGGCGGTTCTGGGCGACAACGCCACGCCCGAAGCCTATCAACGGATGTATGTGCAGATGGGGCTGGACCAGCCGCTTCTGGTGCAGTTCGGCCATTACCTCTGGGATCTGGTCCGCCTCGATTTCGGCAATTCCCTCCTGTCGGGCCGCTCCGTGGCCGAGGAGATCGCCCGCGTCTTTCCCGCCACGCTGGAACTGGCGACCGTGGCGATGGTGATCGGCACCGGCATCGGCGTGCCCCTTGGCGTGGTGGCCGCCGTTTACCGCAACACATGGATCGACCACACCGCCCGCATCCTGTCGCTGATCGGATATTCCGCGCCGAACTTCTGGCTGGGGCTGATGGGGCTTGTGCTCTTCTATGCCATGCTGGGGTGGGTCGGCGGGCCGGGGCGGATCGACTTCATTTATGAATTCGACCTCAAACCCGTGACCGGCTTTTATCTTCTGGACGCGCTTCTGGCGGGCAACTGGGCGGTGTTCGGCAATGTCTTCAGCCATATCATCCTGCCCGCCGCGATCCTGGGCCTGACCTCGCTGGCCTATATCTCGCGCATGACGCGTTCCTTCATGATCGAGCAGCTGGAGCAGGAATACGTCATCACCGCCCGCGCCAAGGGGCTTGGCCTGTGGCGCATCGTCTGGCTGCATGTGTTCCGCAACATCGCCGTGCAGGTGATCACCGTGATCGCCCTCTCCTACGCCTTTCTGCTGGAAGGGGCCGTGCTGACCGAGACGGTCTTCGCCTGGCCGGGTTTCGGGCGGTTCCTGACGAACTCGCTTCTGGCGGGCGACATGAATTCGGTGGTGGGCTGCACGCTTCTGATCGGGGTGATCTTCGTGATGCTGAACCTGATCTGCGACCTCCTGTACCGCATCCTCGACCCCCGCACGCGCTGA
- a CDS encoding ABC transporter permease: MTALSPAALGPRTPAEARLQQLRITASKLRRNGSAMFGLVLLIVIFGAAIFAPLLATHDIYAQNLANRLAGPSAEHWLGTDELGRDIWSRLLYGGRITLYIACLTAAISAPIGLIVGMVSGWFGGWVDVVLMRITEIFLAFPSLILALAFVAALGPSIDNAIIAISLATWPPIARLARAETMMIRRADYIAAVRLQGASAWHIMTRHIAPMCVPSVIARVTLNMASIILSAAGLGFLGLGAQPPSPEWGAMLSSARQFILSNGHVAAAPGLAILMTSLAFNLVGDGLRDVLDPRHD; this comes from the coding sequence ATGACAGCCCTTTCCCCCGCGGCCCTCGGGCCCCGCACCCCGGCCGAGGCGCGCCTTCAGCAGCTTCGCATCACCGCGTCGAAACTGCGGCGCAACGGATCGGCCATGTTCGGTCTGGTCCTGCTGATCGTGATCTTCGGGGCGGCGATCTTCGCGCCGCTTCTGGCCACGCATGACATCTATGCCCAGAACCTGGCCAACCGTCTGGCCGGCCCGTCGGCCGAACACTGGCTGGGCACGGACGAGCTGGGGCGCGACATCTGGTCCCGCCTGCTTTATGGCGGGCGCATCACGCTCTACATCGCTTGCCTGACCGCCGCCATCTCCGCCCCGATCGGGCTGATCGTCGGGATGGTGTCGGGGTGGTTCGGCGGCTGGGTCGATGTGGTTCTGATGCGGATCACCGAGATTTTCCTCGCCTTTCCGTCGCTGATCCTCGCGCTGGCCTTCGTCGCGGCGCTTGGGCCGTCCATCGACAACGCGATCATCGCCATTTCGCTGGCCACATGGCCCCCCATCGCCCGTCTGGCGCGGGCCGAGACGATGATGATCCGCCGCGCCGACTATATCGCTGCGGTCCGCCTGCAGGGGGCATCGGCCTGGCACATCATGACGCGCCACATTGCGCCGATGTGCGTGCCGTCGGTCATCGCGCGCGTCACGCTGAACATGGCGTCGATCATCCTGTCGGCCGCCGGTCTGGGCTTTCTTGGCCTTGGCGCGCAGCCGCCCAGCCCGGAATGGGGGGCGATGCTGTCTTCAGCGCGGCAGTTCATCCTGTCGAACGGGCATGTCGCGGCCGCCCCCGGCCTTGCGATCCTGATGACCTCGCTGGCCTTCAACCTTGTGGGCGACGGCCTGCGCGACGTATTGGACCCCCGCCATGACTGA
- a CDS encoding ABC transporter ATP-binding protein, producing the protein MTDPVLTVENLNIHFKGAMRTTHAVRGVSFTLGHEKLGIVGESGSGKSQTGRAIMGLSPPSAKITADRLAFGATDLLTASEKRMRAIRGSEIAMILQDPKFSLNPLMRVGKQIAEAYRTHHKCSAAEAKERALAMLDSVHIRDPKRVYDVLPHEVSGGMGQRIMIAMMLIPEPKLIIADEPTSALDVTVRRQVLNVLDELVDRTGASLIFISHDLNLVADFCDRVLVMYAGRVMEDLPARDLGRAKHPYTRALLDSLPRLDQPRDELAVIRRQDEWRTGALT; encoded by the coding sequence ATGACTGACCCCGTTCTGACGGTCGAGAACCTGAACATCCACTTCAAGGGCGCGATGCGCACCACCCATGCCGTGCGCGGCGTCAGCTTCACCCTGGGGCATGAAAAGCTGGGCATCGTCGGCGAATCCGGCTCGGGCAAAAGCCAAACGGGGCGGGCGATCATGGGCCTGTCGCCGCCTTCGGCAAAGATCACGGCGGATCGGCTGGCCTTCGGCGCGACCGATCTGCTGACCGCCAGCGAAAAACGGATGCGCGCCATTCGCGGGTCCGAGATCGCGATGATCCTGCAGGACCCGAAGTTCAGCCTGAACCCCCTGATGCGCGTCGGCAAACAGATCGCCGAAGCCTATCGCACCCACCACAAATGCAGCGCGGCCGAGGCGAAGGAGCGTGCGCTGGCGATGCTTGACAGCGTGCACATCCGCGATCCGAAACGCGTCTATGACGTTCTGCCGCATGAGGTGTCGGGCGGAATGGGCCAGCGGATCATGATCGCGATGATGCTGATCCCCGAACCGAAGCTGATCATCGCGGACGAGCCCACTTCGGCGCTGGACGTGACGGTGCGGCGGCAGGTGCTGAACGTTCTGGACGAATTGGTGGACCGGACGGGGGCCAGCCTGATCTTCATCAGCCACGATCTGAACCTTGTGGCCGATTTCTGCGACCGGGTGCTGGTCATGTATGCGGGCCGCGTGATGGAGGATCTGCCCGCCCGCGATCTGGGCCGGGCGAAACACCCCTATACCCGCGCGCTTCTGGACAGCCTGCCCCGGCTGGACCAGCCGCGCGACGAACTGGCCGTCATCCGGCGGCAGGACGAATGGCGGACCGGAGCGCTGACATGA
- a CDS encoding amidohydrolase — MQNSDPIWSHVEDHRDDLVGLADRVWGMPELLYAEYRSCAEHAAMLRDKGFAVTEEVAGIPTAVMGEAGSGGPVIAILGEYDALPGLSQVAGIAEPRPDTVGGAGHGCGHNLLGSAALLAACALKDWLAATGTPGRVRYYGCPAEEGGAAKAFMVRDGAFDGVDAAITWHPATMTKVDEAESLANTRMDFTFTGRASHAAAAPHLGRSALDAAELMAVGVNYLREHVPQESRIHYAYLDAGGTAPNVVQARTKVRYAIRSTTLAGMLALNERVKKIANGAAMMTETQVDISIMSAVSNMLGNTPLEEAMQAAMDDLGGVDFDEADRAYAAEIQKTLNAEDIAACYKANGLKVRTDEALCDYVVPMANRGAKMMGSTDVADVSWKVPLVQARVSTVAIGTPAHSWQITAQGKSPAAHKGMTYAAKIMGAVARRLMTDADLLARARRDHADRLAADPYVCPIPDDVRPPLQPRPFAAE, encoded by the coding sequence ATGCAAAACAGCGATCCGATCTGGTCCCATGTCGAGGATCATCGCGACGATCTCGTCGGTCTGGCCGACCGCGTCTGGGGGATGCCGGAACTGCTTTATGCCGAATACCGATCCTGCGCGGAACATGCGGCGATGCTGCGCGACAAGGGCTTTGCCGTCACCGAAGAGGTGGCGGGCATTCCCACCGCGGTGATGGGCGAGGCGGGGTCGGGCGGGCCGGTCATCGCGATCCTTGGCGAATACGACGCCCTGCCGGGGCTGAGCCAGGTCGCGGGCATCGCGGAACCCCGTCCCGACACGGTGGGCGGCGCGGGCCATGGCTGCGGGCACAACCTTCTGGGGTCGGCCGCACTTCTGGCGGCCTGCGCGCTGAAGGATTGGCTGGCCGCCACCGGCACGCCGGGGCGCGTGCGCTACTACGGCTGCCCGGCCGAGGAAGGGGGGGCGGCCAAGGCCTTCATGGTGCGCGACGGCGCGTTCGACGGCGTGGACGCCGCGATCACATGGCACCCCGCCACGATGACCAAGGTGGACGAGGCCGAGAGCTTGGCCAACACCCGCATGGATTTCACCTTCACCGGCCGCGCCAGCCACGCCGCCGCCGCCCCGCATCTGGGCCGCTCCGCATTGGACGCCGCCGAACTGATGGCGGTGGGCGTGAACTATCTGCGCGAGCACGTCCCGCAGGAAAGCCGCATCCACTACGCCTATCTGGATGCGGGCGGCACCGCGCCCAATGTGGTGCAGGCGCGCACCAAGGTCCGCTATGCCATCCGCTCCACCACCCTGGCCGGGATGCTGGCGCTGAACGAACGGGTGAAGAAGATCGCGAACGGCGCGGCGATGATGACCGAAACGCAGGTCGACATCTCCATCATGTCCGCCGTGTCCAACATGCTGGGCAACACCCCGCTGGAGGAGGCGATGCAGGCCGCGATGGACGATCTGGGTGGCGTCGATTTCGACGAGGCCGACCGCGCCTATGCCGCCGAGATCCAGAAGACGCTGAACGCCGAGGACATCGCCGCCTGCTACAAGGCCAACGGCCTGAAGGTGCGGACGGACGAGGCGCTGTGCGATTACGTCGTGCCGATGGCGAACCGGGGCGCCAAGATGATGGGATCGACCGACGTGGCCGACGTGTCGTGGAAGGTGCCGCTGGTGCAGGCCCGCGTGTCCACCGTGGCCATCGGCACACCGGCGCACAGCTGGCAGATCACCGCGCAGGGCAAATCCCCCGCCGCGCACAAGGGCATGACCTATGCCGCCAAGATCATGGGCGCGGTGGCCCGCCGCCTGATGACCGACGCCGACCTTCTGGCCCGCGCCCGGCGCGACCATGCCGACCGGCTGGCGGCCGACCCCTATGTCTGCCCGATCCCGGACGACGTGCGCCCGCCGCTGCAACCCCGCCCATTCGCCGCCGAATAA
- a CDS encoding ABC transporter substrate-binding protein, whose amino-acid sequence MNLRTRLLTGVACLMAAPALAATPDNALVMAWNIDAISTFDPAQIGEVVTSELVSNTCENLVEFRPDAESEVDPAFATSWEMSEDGKELTFHLRQGAVFPSGNPVTAEDTMWSLKRVLTLGFGNAAALTEYGFTVENMDARITAPDDHTLVLKFDQVYPENLLLQAIGAYRVSATLDRATIMENEQNGDLGNAYLNARTECLGPYRLVQWNQGEGIVLQANENYDGPAPGIPRILIRHVAETGTQRLLVEQGDVDVARDLTPDDLAALDANPDTEIVSALKPQLIFTTMNVARPPFDNDKVRLAMKYLIDYQALGDTVMNYLGQPWNSFAQSGAWGALEGDEGRPFHLDLERAKELLTEAGYPDGFTTTLLIGSLPWSSPLGQHLQQNAAKIGVTLNIEQMANAQLFARARARDFDAIIMAWMTSVPDAHGNASRLVSNPDNSDEAMLTQYPSWRANYFDPDMNARVADALTETDDDARRAKYRSLQEDWMQTGEMAIMFQTFNVAAIRSNVDGWTWNGFRTYYEKVTK is encoded by the coding sequence ATGAACCTTCGCACTCGCCTGCTGACCGGCGTGGCCTGCCTTATGGCCGCCCCCGCGCTGGCCGCCACCCCCGACAACGCCCTTGTCATGGCGTGGAACATCGACGCCATCTCCACCTTCGATCCGGCCCAGATCGGCGAGGTGGTGACAAGCGAGCTGGTCTCCAACACCTGCGAAAACCTTGTGGAATTCCGCCCCGACGCGGAATCCGAGGTGGACCCCGCCTTCGCCACAAGCTGGGAGATGAGCGAGGACGGCAAGGAGCTGACCTTCCATCTGCGCCAAGGGGCGGTCTTCCCCTCGGGCAACCCGGTCACGGCGGAGGACACGATGTGGTCCTTGAAGCGCGTGCTGACCCTTGGCTTCGGCAACGCCGCCGCGCTGACCGAATACGGGTTCACCGTCGAGAACATGGACGCGCGCATCACCGCCCCCGACGACCATACGCTCGTGCTGAAATTCGATCAGGTCTATCCCGAAAACCTGCTCCTTCAGGCGATCGGCGCCTATCGCGTTTCGGCCACGCTGGACCGCGCGACGATCATGGAGAACGAGCAGAACGGCGATCTGGGCAACGCCTATCTGAACGCGCGCACCGAATGCCTTGGCCCCTATCGTCTGGTGCAGTGGAATCAGGGCGAGGGCATCGTGCTGCAAGCCAACGAGAATTACGACGGACCCGCCCCCGGCATCCCGCGCATCCTGATCCGTCACGTCGCCGAAACCGGCACGCAGCGCCTGTTGGTGGAACAGGGCGACGTGGACGTGGCGCGCGATCTGACGCCCGACGATCTGGCCGCGCTGGATGCCAATCCCGACACCGAAATCGTCTCGGCGCTGAAGCCGCAACTGATCTTCACCACCATGAACGTCGCCCGCCCGCCTTTCGACAACGACAAGGTGCGCCTCGCGATGAAGTACCTGATCGATTATCAGGCCTTGGGCGACACGGTGATGAACTATCTGGGCCAGCCGTGGAACAGCTTTGCCCAATCGGGCGCCTGGGGCGCGCTGGAGGGGGATGAGGGCCGTCCCTTCCACCTTGATCTGGAGCGGGCCAAGGAACTGCTGACCGAAGCGGGCTATCCCGACGGGTTCACGACGACCCTGCTCATCGGGTCGCTGCCGTGGTCCTCGCCCCTGGGCCAGCATCTGCAACAGAACGCGGCCAAGATCGGCGTGACGCTGAACATCGAACAGATGGCCAACGCGCAGCTGTTCGCCCGTGCCCGCGCGCGCGATTTCGACGCGATCATCATGGCGTGGATGACCAGCGTGCCGGACGCCCATGGCAACGCCTCTCGCCTTGTGTCCAACCCCGATAATTCGGACGAGGCGATGCTGACCCAATACCCGTCCTGGCGCGCGAATTATTTCGATCCGGACATGAACGCCCGCGTGGCCGACGCCCTGACCGAAACGGATGACGACGCCCGCCGCGCGAAATACCGCAGCCTGCAGGAAGACTGGATGCAGACGGGCGAAATGGCGATCATGTTCCAGACCTTCAACGTCGCCGCCATCCGCAGCAACGTGGACGGCTGGACGTGGAACGGCTTCCGCACCTATTACGAGAAGGTGACGAAGTGA